One Panicum virgatum strain AP13 chromosome 9K, P.virgatum_v5, whole genome shotgun sequence genomic region harbors:
- the LOC120651477 gene encoding uncharacterized protein KIAA0930 homolog, with translation MAAPPSPPSPSPSPSGEIAVHRVGCNMDASSSPSRTELLSMVKKHSHLIGWTIVDAEDDASDVGMDDKFWHEMLDLFFVRGGKSNRSEEDDLVFFVNNMKLHGYGFNDNMEDPPPFFVRRWAPTLEKVINSNTVEVDWERSFYLNLIAHTFYTVTVAIFCIGDLRNRAAKTKQVSPVYKVTKTVYASPSRVNFHLDRRKAVETVPAYPNIYFSVDDFDDTFDAVVLSDPEHCYCVILNAHDGAAFPEETESKNPGSNVQPGLNCGSAQEKPPKRTLFSGYVSYQNVREAYDAGRSKFGSFLSLGHDHTKLDRLYMRGPEGRGEVEVAVSGIADQSHEKSKKDPGDSFRVLVHRAASAASKLAKHAYESAAANKQMDDGLVPLKCCLMSVSLPWDYTAHDLLHKDTPPLDL, from the exons atggcggcgccgccttctcctccgtccccctccccctcgccgTCCGGAGAGATCGCCGTCCACAGAGTCGGCTGCAACATGGATGCGTCATCATCGCCCTCTAG GACCGAGTTGTTGAGCATGGTGAAGAAACACTCACATTTGATTGGGTGGACAATTGTTGACGCTGAGGATGATGCATCAGATGTGGGAATGGATGATAAATTCTGGCATGAAATGCTTGATCTTTTCTTTGTGCGTGGTGGGAAATCAAACAGAAGTGAAGAGGATGACCTTGTCTTCTTTGTTAATAATATG AAGTTGCATGGTTATGGGTTCAATGATAACATGGAAGATCCGCCTCCCTTTTTTGTACGGAGATGGGCTCCCACG CTTGAAAAGGTCATCAATTCTAATACGGTGGAGGTTGACTGGGAACGTTCCTTCTATTTGAATTTAATCGCTCACACATTTTACACTGTTACTGTTGCAATATTTTG CATTGGAGATCTTCGCAACCGTGCAGCGAAAACCAAACAGGTGTCTCCAGTTTATAAG GTTACAAAAACTGTATATGCGTCCCCTAGCCGTGTAAATTTTCATCTTGACCGAAGGAAG GCTGTAGAAACAGTACCTGCATatcccaacatttatttttcagtGGACGACTTCGATGATACTTTTGATGCGGTG GTTTTGTCAGATCCTGAACACTGCTATTGTGTGATTCTTAATGCACATGATGGGGCAGCATTCCCCGAAGAAACTGAGTCCAAGAATCCTGGTTCAAATGTACAGCCTGGACTGAACTGTGGGAGTGCCCAGGAAAAACCACCAAAG AGAACTCTCTTCTCAGGTTATGTGAGCTACCAAAACGTCCGTGAGGCTTATGATG CTGGCAGATCAAAATTTGGGAGCTTCCTCTCACTTGGGCATGACCACACTAAACTTGACAGACTTTATATGAGGGGCCCAGAAGGGCGTGGAGAAGTGGAAGTAGCTGTTTCTGGTATTGCAG ATCAGAGCCATGAGAAGTCAAAGAAAGATCCAGGAGATAGCTTTCGAGTCCTTGTTCACAGGGCAGCTTCTGCTGCATCTAAGCTAGCAAAGCATGCTTACGAGTCTGCAGCAGCTAACAAACAAATGGATGATGGGCTTGTGCCTCTGAAGTGCTGCTTGATGTCTGTGTCTCTTCCTTGGGACTACACTGCCCATGACCTTTTGCACAAG GACACACCTCCATTGGATCTATGA